From Geotalea uraniireducens Rf4:
ATCCACGGTCTGCGGATCGGGCGGAATCCGCTCGATGATCGTGCCGGTGGCTCCGGTCGGCAGGGCCGCCGGTTGCCAGGTGACCATTGCGGGCGTGGTTGCGGTCACCGATGGCATCAGGACCTGGCTTAAGGAGCGGGTCGGTACGGTGATCACCAGGGGGCGGTTGCCGTCCCAATTCTTGGTCTCCGCGATCCGGCTGCCGAGGGCCTGGCGGGAGAAACGCACCCCTTCCGGACCACGGCGGCCGCTGACCACCTCGGTCATGATGGCGGCATCCAGCGCCGCCGCCACCACCGGCGCCAGGGTGGCACCCAGGTCGTTATGGGGAAGCACCAGGAGGTTGGCCGACTGCTCGGCCACGAGCTGCGCCAGTGCTTTGCCGAGCAGAACCGGCGCGTCGAGCAGGGACTCGCACCCGGCCATCCGGGTGATGGCCGGAGTACCATAGGTGCCGAATTGGGCTAGAGCCTCTCCCTCCGGGAGAACGGGAGTGACCGCCCCCCAGCTGCCGTCGATGAAGCCGGCCAGCCTGGCACCGTAGGAGAGGAGCCCCCGTCCGGTCTCACCGAGTTCGCCATCGGGGAGATCGGCAAAAACGAGGATCTTAGCGGTGAAGGACATCAGATCTCCCTCCCGATCTTGTGCCCTTCCCAGATGGCCATGTCCACCTTGCGGGGAGCAACGCAGTCGCCAATCCGATACAACTCCGGCACCTTCCCTTTCAGGCTCATGTACAGGTCTTCCTCCACCTGCTGTCCCATGACCAGAACGATGGAGTCATAGGGACCCCAGTCGAACCAAACGTTGGAGTAGACATTGAACCCCTTGACGGTCTTGGCACCTGCTTCACCGCCGACTTCCATCACGGCGATGTCGGGAGTAAAGGTGACCCCCTTCTGCAGCAGCCGCTGGCGTGACGAGTAGAGGTCCTGGGTCGGTCCCAGCTCTGCGCAGATGAAGAGGCTGGAGGTGATCATGTCGATCTTTTTCCCCTGGTTGGCCAGGAACTCGGCGGTCGCCGTGGCGCGCTGGTGTCCGTCGTAGTCGATCAGACAGACGTTCTGTCCCAG
This genomic window contains:
- a CDS encoding electron transfer flavoprotein subunit alpha/FixB family protein; its protein translation is MSFTAKILVFADLPDGELGETGRGLLSYGARLAGFIDGSWGAVTPVLPEGEALAQFGTYGTPAITRMAGCESLLDAPVLLGKALAQLVAEQSANLLVLPHNDLGATLAPVVAAALDAAIMTEVVSGRRGPEGVRFSRQALGSRIAETKNWDGNRPLVITVPTRSLSQVLMPSVTATTPAMVTWQPAALPTGATGTIIERIPPDPQTVDLTEAEVIFSVGKGCDPAIFEQFKELCKLLNVSYGVTRPVYDLGWTGFERMVGQTGRTVVPRLYLALGISGSMHHVGGIKDSKRIVAVNSDAKAPIFTNSDEGFVADLKEVLPRLLDRVKSSVGGAP